GGCGCTCGGCTGTGTCAGCACACCGCCGCTGACCGAACCCGCGACCACGATCTACGTAGCGCGCCAGATCCTGACGATGGATCCCGAGCAGCCGACGGCCGAGGCGGTGGCGGTCGCAGACGGGCGCATCGTCGGCGTGGGTGATCTGAGCAGCCTGCGCAACGACCTGCGTCAGCATTCCCAGGTGCTCGTCGACATGCGCTTCGCCGAGAAGACGCTCTTGCCCGGCCTGATCGACAACCACATCCATCCGATGATGGCGGCCGTGCTCCTGCCGATGGAGTTCGTGACGCCCTATGACTGGGACCTGCCCGACCGCCAGGTGATCGGCGTGCGGGGACAGGACGCCTACCGCGCGCGACTCGCGGAGCTAGAGGCCTCCCACCCCGAAGGCGAGCCGCTCTTCGCCTGGGGCTATCACCCGATCTTCCACGGCGAGCTCGCGCGCCGCGACCTCAACCAGATCTCGACGACGCGCCCGATCATCGTGTGGCACCGCTCCTTCCACGAGATCTACCTGAACGACGCGGCGATGCGTTGGATGGAGCTCGAACGCCGCGATTGGCGTCGGCACCCCCATGTCGACTGGGCGCGCGGCCACTTCTACGAGACGGGCCTCGCCGCAGTCGTCGCGAAGCTCAACCCGACGATCCTCTCCCCCGAGTGGATCTCGAAGGGCCTGCGGCTGGTGATCGCGGCGGCGCACCAGGGGGGCGTGACCACGATCGCCGACATGGCGACGGGCATCTTCGACCTCGACCGCGAGCTCGAAGTGATGCCCGCCTTTCTCGGGCGCGCGGACGTTCCCTTTCGCACGCTCCTGATCCCTGCGGCCGGCCCGCTCACGCTGGTGATGGGACCCGCACCCGCCTTCGACCGGGTGGCGTCCTTGCCCCAACCGGCCTCGGCGAAGGTCGAGATCGCCGATCAGGTGAAGTTCCTCGCCGACGGCGCCTTCTACAGCCAGCTCATGCAGATGGGCGACGGCTACCTCGACGGGCACCACGGCGAGTGGTTGATGACGCCCGAGCAGCTGCTCGCCGGCATGCGTCCCTTCTGGCACGGCGAGTACCAGCTGCACATCCACGTGAACGGCGACCTCGGCGTGAAGTCGGCCCTCGACGCGCTCGACACGCTCCAGGCCGAGAAGCCGCGGGACGACCATCGCACCACGCTTCACCACTTCGGCTACTCCAAGGACGCCCAGTCGCGGCGGATCGCCGACGCCGGCGTGCTCGTCTCGGCGAACCCGTTCTACGTCTACGCCCTCGCGGATCCGTACTCCGAGGTCGGGCTCGGCCCCGAGCGCGCCTCGCACATGGTGCGGTTGGGCTCGCTGGCGCGGGCGGGCGTTCCGATCTCCCTGCACTCGGACTTCACGATGGCGCCCCTCGAGCCCCTGCGCCTGGCGTGGGTGGCGGCGAACCGCACGACGGCCGACGGCGTCGTGCACGCGCCCGACGAGCGGCTGAGCGTCGATCACGCGCTGCGCGCCGTGACCATCGATGCCGCCCACGCGATCCAGATGGAAGACGAGGTGGGCAGCATCCGCGTCGGCAAGCGGGCCGACTTCACGGTGCTCGAAGAGGATCCCACCGCGGTGCCGCCCGAACGACTCGCCGACATCCCCATCTGGGGAACGGTCTTCGAGGGCACCCCGCACCCGCGGGCGAACTGACCGGACGCGTCACGGCCCCTGCCGCGCCGTGAACCCGACACGAAGGAAGGCACACACCATGAACGGAATCGGAACCGCGCGTCGTCTCGCTCGGACGATCGGCTGGGTCGGGCTCGCCCTCTCCCTCGGGTGCGAAGGCTTCTCGCCGAGCGCGATCGCGCCGCTGCGCGCCGAGCCGGCGGCCGATGCCATCTACCTGGGTGACATCGTCACCGTCGACGAGAACGGCAGCGTGGCCGAAGCCGTGGCGGTGTTGGGCGGACGCATCCTCCTCGTCGGTGGCGAAGAGCAGGTGCTGGCTCACCGCGGGCCCGACACCGAGGTGCACGACCTCGAGGGCGCGGCCCTGTTGCCCGGCTTCGTCGATCCGCACAGCCACTTCGCGCTGCACGGCGTCCCGTTCTCGGGCTTCGCCAATGTGTCGCGTCCGCCGGTCGGCAGCGTCACCAGCATTCCCCAGCTGATCGATGCGCTGAAGGAGCTGGCCGAACGCACGCGCAAGCAGCCCGGCGATTGGATCATCGCCTACGGCTACGAGAAGGAAGGCCTGGTCGAGGCCCGCGAGGTCACCCGCGACGACCTCGACCCGCACTTCCCCGACAACCCGGTGGTGCTGATCCACGTGTCGAGCCATGGCGCCGTACTCAACTCGGCGGCGCTGGCGCGTGCGGGGATCGACGCGAGCACGCCGACCCCGCCGGGCGGCCTGATCGTGCGCAAGCCCGGCAGCCAGGAGCCGGCGGGTCTGTTGATGGAGACGCCCTTCTTCGCGGTGATGGGAGCGATGCCCCAGCCCTCGGCGGTCTCGATGCTCGAGGCGCTGCGGCCGACCCAGCTCCACTACGCCGCGAACGGGTACACGACGATCCAGGAGGGCGCCGCGAGCGGCGAAGCCGTCGAGCTCCTCCAGCACGCCGCGAACGAGGGTCGGCTCTTCCTCGACGTGGTGGCGCTGCCCGAGATGCAGACCTTCACGAAGCTCATGCAGAGCGACGAGCCGCCCGTGTTCGGAAAGTACGAGGGGCGCCTCAAGCTGGGCGGCGTGAAGAGCGTGGCCGACGGGTCGCCCCAGGGACGCACCGCGTACTGGACCGAGCCGATGCTGGTGCCCGGCCCGGGCGGGGAGAAGGACTGGCGCGGCCAGCCGATCGTGCCCCAGGAAGCGCTCGATGCGGTCTTCCGGCTCGCCTACGAGAACGACATCCAGACCTACACCCACGCGAATGCGGACGCGGCGATCGACATGTTCCTCGCCGCGCACCAGGCCGCAGGCGCGCCCGAAGGGCGGCGGCCGGTGATCATCCATTCCCAGTTCATCCGGCCCGACCAGCTCAACGCCTACGCGCGGATCGGTGCGGTGCCGTCGTTCTTCACGAACCACGCCTTCTTCTGGGGCGACGTGCACGTCGAGAACCTGGGCCAGGAGCGCGCCTTCTTCCTGTCGCCTTTGCGCTCGGCTACCGCGCGCGGCATTCGCTTCACGAACCACACCGACTACGGCGTGACGCCGCTCGATCCGCTCTTCCTGATGTGGACGGCGACCGAGCGACTGTCGCGTACGGGGAAGGTGATCGGCCCCGAAGAGCGCATCAGCGTGGCCGAGGCGCTGCGCGCGATCACCATCGACGCCGCGTACCAGTATTTCGAAGAGGACCAGAAGGGATCGATCGAGGCGGGGAAGCTCGCCGACTTCGTGATTCTCGATCGCAACCCTCTGACCACGCCCTCCGAGCAGCTGCGGGACATCCAGATACTCGAAACGATCAAGGAAGGGGAGACGGTGTGGGAGGTCGAGGGCTACTAGTTCGCGGGTTATCGGCTCGAGAGCGACGGACTGGAAACGCGTCGCACCGATGCACGATCGGGTGGGTCGCGGGGCTCTTGCTCCTTGCGGCGACACCGGCCCACACCGGGACCCTCTCGGGCCCGGTGTTCGACGTGGGCGTGACGGCGGACCTGGAAGACGTGCTGCAGCTGCCCACCACGGGCGGCTCGCCGCTCACCCGGATCAATGAGACGAAGGAGGCCCCCGACGGCAGCGGGCGCCTGTTCGTGAATGATTTGCGCGGGCCGCTCTACGCCTGGGACGGCGCCGCGCTCACCCCCTATCTCGACCTCTCGAGCGCGGTGGTCGACTTCCGCACGGCGCCCGGCCTGGCGGCGGGCTTCGTGAGCTTCGCCTTCCACCCGGACTTCGCGAGCAACGGGCACTTCTACACGGTGCACACGGCCGACGTCGGTTCGATCGCCGCCACCCATGGGCCGGCCGTGGCCACGGCGATCGCCCAGCACGCGGTGGTCACCGAGTGGACCGCGACGAACCCGGCGGCCACGACCTTCGCGGGGACCTCCCGCGAGCTGCTGCGGATCGAGTCGCCCCATCACTTCCACAACCTGGGTGAGGTCGCCTTCGACCCGGCTCTGGGCCCGGGCGACACCGGCTACGGCTGGCTCTACATCGGCGCGGGCGACTTCGGTTCGGTCGTGACGTCCCAGCCCAGCCAGCTGCAGCGCCTCGACACGCTCTATGGCGCCGTGCTGCGGATCGACCCGCTCGGCGGCACCGGCATGCCCTATTCCTACGGCATCCCCGCGTCCAACCCGTATGGCAGCGACGGAGACCCGAACACCTTCGCCGAGATCCTGGCCCACGGCTTTCGCAACGCCCACCGGATCCACTTCTCGGAGAAGTTCGACGGGCCCTGGGTGAGCGACATCGGCGAGTCGAACCTCGAAGAGGTGAACCGTCTCGTCGCAGGCGAGAACTACGGGTGGCCCGAGCGCGAGGGCACCTACGCCATCGACGTCCTCATCAACCCGACCGTCGTGTTCGGCCTCCCGCCGAACGATTCGACCTTCGGCTTCCGCTACCCGGTGGCCCAGTACGACCACGACGAGGGCGCGGCGATCGCCGGCGGCGTCATCTTCGAGGGTCAGATCGGCAGCCCGCTCTACGGCAAGTTCGTGTTCGGCGACATCGTCACCGGGCGCGTCTTCTATACTGATGTCGCCCAGATGCTCGCCGCCGATGACGGGGACCCGGCCACCACCGCACAGGTCTACGAGCTCACCCTGCTCGTCGGCGGCAGCCCGGACACGCTGCTCGAGGTGGTGCGCGACGCCGTCGGCAACCCGCTGCTGCCGCGGGTCGACCTGCGCTTCGCCACGGACGCGGCGGGCACGCTCTACGTCACCACGAAGCAGGACGGCATGCTGCGCCGGCTCGTCCCCGAGTTCGCGGCGGCGCTGCCGGCCACACCCGGACCGTTCGGGCCCTGGCTCCTGGCGTCCGTGCTGGGGGTCGCGGCCGCGCGGGTGTGTCGCGAGCGCGTAGCGCCGTCTCGCTAGGGAACCGACCCTTCGCGCCAAGGCGGGGGCACCGCGATCTTGACCCCGAGGAGCGGCCGATCGAGGCGCCAGGTGGTCCCGTTCGCCCAGGTCACCTCGACGGCGGTGGGCCGCGCGCCGGGGGCGAAGCCGTAGACCTTCGCCGCACTGCTGTCGCTGGCGAGACCCTGGCCGTTGGCCACCTGGTGGACGGCGCCCTGGGTGCCGAGGAGCCGGACCTGCGCGCCCACGGCCGAGGCCGTGTCGGGCAGGTCCAGGTAGAGGAAGGGGCGGTCGCTCCGGTTCCGGAACGCCCGGCTCGGCGCGTCGTTGTTCAACCAGAAGAGATCGAGGCGGGCATCGCCGTCGAAGTCGGCGAAGAGCGGCGTCTGGCCGAAGGCCCGGTTGTCGATGGCTTCGCTCGCGAAGAAACGTGTGCCTTCCCCGCGCTGCACGAGGCCCTTCCCCGGGAGCTTGCGCAGCCCGTGCAGCGGCCAGCGCACGTAGTTCTCCGCGACCAGCAGATCGAGGCGGCCGTCGAGGTCGAGGTCTTCGAAGAGGGCGCCCCAGGCGAAGCCGTAGCCGGTGAGCCCGGAAGCGGCGGTGATGTCGGTGAAGCGCAGCCCGCCGTCGTTGCGCAGGAGCAACCACTCGGGCGCGTGGCGCTGGCCGTCCTGCAGGTCGCCCCGG
This Myxococcota bacterium DNA region includes the following protein-coding sequences:
- a CDS encoding amidohydrolase, with amino-acid sequence MNGIGTARRLARTIGWVGLALSLGCEGFSPSAIAPLRAEPAADAIYLGDIVTVDENGSVAEAVAVLGGRILLVGGEEQVLAHRGPDTEVHDLEGAALLPGFVDPHSHFALHGVPFSGFANVSRPPVGSVTSIPQLIDALKELAERTRKQPGDWIIAYGYEKEGLVEAREVTRDDLDPHFPDNPVVLIHVSSHGAVLNSAALARAGIDASTPTPPGGLIVRKPGSQEPAGLLMETPFFAVMGAMPQPSAVSMLEALRPTQLHYAANGYTTIQEGAASGEAVELLQHAANEGRLFLDVVALPEMQTFTKLMQSDEPPVFGKYEGRLKLGGVKSVADGSPQGRTAYWTEPMLVPGPGGEKDWRGQPIVPQEALDAVFRLAYENDIQTYTHANADAAIDMFLAAHQAAGAPEGRRPVIIHSQFIRPDQLNAYARIGAVPSFFTNHAFFWGDVHVENLGQERAFFLSPLRSATARGIRFTNHTDYGVTPLDPLFLMWTATERLSRTGKVIGPEERISVAEALRAITIDAAYQYFEEDQKGSIEAGKLADFVILDRNPLTTPSEQLRDIQILETIKEGETVWEVEGY
- a CDS encoding amidohydrolase, with the translated sequence MSAPGCSGTREARARRASWWPWLGLLAALGCVSTPPLTEPATTIYVARQILTMDPEQPTAEAVAVADGRIVGVGDLSSLRNDLRQHSQVLVDMRFAEKTLLPGLIDNHIHPMMAAVLLPMEFVTPYDWDLPDRQVIGVRGQDAYRARLAELEASHPEGEPLFAWGYHPIFHGELARRDLNQISTTRPIIVWHRSFHEIYLNDAAMRWMELERRDWRRHPHVDWARGHFYETGLAAVVAKLNPTILSPEWISKGLRLVIAAAHQGGVTTIADMATGIFDLDRELEVMPAFLGRADVPFRTLLIPAAGPLTLVMGPAPAFDRVASLPQPASAKVEIADQVKFLADGAFYSQLMQMGDGYLDGHHGEWLMTPEQLLAGMRPFWHGEYQLHIHVNGDLGVKSALDALDTLQAEKPRDDHRTTLHHFGYSKDAQSRRIADAGVLVSANPFYVYALADPYSEVGLGPERASHMVRLGSLARAGVPISLHSDFTMAPLEPLRLAWVAANRTTADGVVHAPDERLSVDHALRAVTIDAAHAIQMEDEVGSIRVGKRADFTVLEEDPTAVPPERLADIPIWGTVFEGTPHPRAN
- a CDS encoding PQQ-dependent sugar dehydrogenase, which codes for MLLAATPAHTGTLSGPVFDVGVTADLEDVLQLPTTGGSPLTRINETKEAPDGSGRLFVNDLRGPLYAWDGAALTPYLDLSSAVVDFRTAPGLAAGFVSFAFHPDFASNGHFYTVHTADVGSIAATHGPAVATAIAQHAVVTEWTATNPAATTFAGTSRELLRIESPHHFHNLGEVAFDPALGPGDTGYGWLYIGAGDFGSVVTSQPSQLQRLDTLYGAVLRIDPLGGTGMPYSYGIPASNPYGSDGDPNTFAEILAHGFRNAHRIHFSEKFDGPWVSDIGESNLEEVNRLVAGENYGWPEREGTYAIDVLINPTVVFGLPPNDSTFGFRYPVAQYDHDEGAAIAGGVIFEGQIGSPLYGKFVFGDIVTGRVFYTDVAQMLAADDGDPATTAQVYELTLLVGGSPDTLLEVVRDAVGNPLLPRVDLRFATDAAGTLYVTTKQDGMLRRLVPEFAAALPATPGPFGPWLLASVLGVAAARVCRERVAPSR